The proteins below are encoded in one region of Shewanella algae:
- a CDS encoding TraB/GumN family protein, which produces MRATSRLLWIFFGCGLLLSGMAQARDGDKPPFHQLEFAGKTAFLMGSVHVGQTDFYPLPNQIEQAYRHAGALVLEADVRDPAAQQLLQKYGLKAATPDEETQTLLQGYCGGKPLCRQLAMMSPWLQSVQISMQRFVELGYQPSLGVEQYLLDGVGDRPVLELESTEMQLALLDSLALEHQWSMVRESIRGEDREIQALITAWRSGNEKALAELMLHQLSTEGEDVLLEKLLWQRNQGMAERLLSLMGSNQAPLFVAVGAGHLAGKKSLLEYLHKAGVSSRNCWRQSCDIPPGEAN; this is translated from the coding sequence ATGCGCGCAACAAGTCGACTGCTGTGGATCTTCTTCGGATGTGGCTTGCTTTTAAGCGGTATGGCCCAAGCTAGAGATGGCGACAAGCCGCCTTTCCATCAGCTGGAGTTTGCCGGCAAGACGGCTTTTCTCATGGGATCAGTGCATGTCGGCCAGACCGACTTCTATCCACTGCCAAACCAGATAGAGCAGGCCTATCGCCACGCCGGTGCTCTGGTGTTGGAAGCCGATGTCCGCGATCCTGCGGCGCAGCAGTTGCTGCAGAAGTATGGCTTGAAGGCCGCAACACCGGATGAGGAAACCCAGACGCTGCTGCAGGGATACTGTGGCGGCAAGCCTTTGTGCCGGCAATTGGCTATGATGTCCCCCTGGTTGCAGTCGGTACAGATCAGTATGCAGCGCTTCGTGGAGCTGGGTTATCAACCCAGCCTGGGTGTGGAACAGTATCTGTTGGATGGGGTCGGTGACAGACCCGTGCTGGAGCTGGAAAGTACAGAAATGCAGTTGGCACTGCTGGACTCGCTGGCGCTGGAGCACCAGTGGAGTATGGTTAGGGAGAGTATTCGCGGCGAAGATCGGGAGATCCAGGCGCTGATCACGGCTTGGCGCAGCGGTAATGAAAAAGCGTTGGCCGAGTTGATGTTGCATCAGCTGTCCACCGAAGGTGAAGACGTATTGCTGGAAAAACTGCTGTGGCAGCGTAACCAAGGCATGGCCGAGCGCCTGTTGAGTCTAATGGGTTCCAATCAGGCGCCACTATTTGTGGCCGTCGGTGCCGGGCATCTGGCCGGTAAAAAGAGCCTACTCGAGTATTTGCATAAAGCCGGAGTCAGCAGCCGTAACTGCTGGCGGCAAAGCTGTGATATACCGCCCGGCGAGGCAAACTGA
- a CDS encoding chemotaxis protein CheD produces the protein MQGISEAYKGFEGTVRQWDERFGKVVARVDPGDFYITGADEYIFTRLGSCVAACIWDPVLGIGGLNHFLLPERKLHEDWHQLTSYSCRYGNWAMEQLINAILCVGGQRHRLQAKVFGGARMGQSSVLNVGQSNIDFVLRYLELEQIPVQAEDLGGPWPRKVMFHPNSGKVLLKHMDPERLAQLVPEENRYLDQIVDGKDQPSIELFGPDAL, from the coding sequence ATGCAAGGCATTAGCGAGGCGTACAAGGGGTTTGAAGGAACAGTTCGTCAGTGGGATGAACGTTTTGGCAAGGTGGTTGCCAGGGTCGATCCCGGCGATTTTTATATTACAGGTGCCGATGAGTACATTTTTACCCGCTTGGGGTCTTGTGTGGCGGCTTGTATCTGGGACCCCGTACTCGGCATAGGTGGCCTGAATCATTTTCTGTTACCCGAGCGCAAACTTCACGAAGATTGGCACCAACTGACCAGCTACAGCTGCCGCTACGGCAACTGGGCCATGGAGCAGTTGATCAATGCCATACTCTGTGTCGGTGGTCAGCGACACAGATTACAGGCCAAAGTATTCGGCGGCGCCAGAATGGGCCAAAGCAGTGTGCTGAATGTCGGCCAGTCCAACATAGATTTTGTACTGCGTTATCTCGAACTCGAGCAGATCCCAGTGCAGGCGGAGGATTTGGGCGGCCCTTGGCCGCGTAAGGTGATGTTTCACCCCAACAGTGGCAAGGTCTTGCTCAAGCACATGGATCCCGAACGCCTGGCGCAGCTGGTGCCGGAAGAGAACCGTTATCTGGATCAGATAGTGGATGGCAAAGATCAACCCTCGATCGAGTTGTTCGGCCCGGATGCCTTGTGA
- a CDS encoding methyltransferase domain-containing protein, translated as MQDQNFDKLAQKFANNIYGTPKGQIRAAVLWRDLQEQLPYFAGRKLRVLDAGGGFGFFSQKLAAMGHEVALCDISSAMLEQAKEQIAASAEPLDIQLLHCAIQELNVTELGQFDLILCHAVAEWLHDAKGTLAGLLSLLKDDGLFSLMFFNKEAMRFHALVSGNLDYVAADLQTRKKVRLSPKHPLQIADVQAWFNEWQLELRCESGVRVIHDYLKKSLPDNFDFQQLLEMELKYSRQQPYLSLGRYVHFIAHKASGPNNSIEG; from the coding sequence GTGCAAGATCAGAACTTTGACAAGCTGGCGCAAAAGTTCGCCAACAATATTTATGGAACCCCCAAAGGGCAGATCAGAGCTGCGGTACTCTGGCGCGATCTGCAGGAACAGTTACCCTATTTTGCCGGCCGTAAACTCAGAGTACTGGATGCCGGTGGCGGTTTCGGTTTTTTCAGTCAAAAACTGGCGGCCATGGGGCATGAAGTCGCACTTTGCGACATCTCCTCGGCCATGCTGGAACAAGCCAAAGAGCAGATTGCCGCCTCGGCCGAGCCCTTGGATATTCAACTGCTGCACTGCGCCATTCAGGAGCTGAACGTAACGGAACTGGGCCAGTTCGACCTTATCCTCTGCCATGCGGTTGCCGAATGGTTGCATGATGCCAAGGGGACGCTGGCAGGCTTGCTGTCACTCTTGAAAGATGACGGCCTGTTTTCACTGATGTTTTTCAATAAGGAAGCGATGCGCTTTCACGCCTTGGTGTCGGGCAATCTCGACTATGTGGCTGCCGATCTGCAGACCCGCAAAAAAGTCCGCCTCAGCCCGAAACATCCGCTGCAAATAGCCGATGTACAAGCTTGGTTTAACGAGTGGCAACTGGAGTTGAGGTGTGAATCCGGGGTAAGAGTCATCCATGACTATCTTAAAAAGAGCTTGCCGGATAATTTCGACTTCCAGCAACTGCTGGAGATGGAGCTGAAATACTCACGCCAGCAGCCCTATCTTTCTCTGGGCCGCTACGTGCATTTCATTGCTCACAAGGCATCCGGGCCGAACAACTCGATCGAGGGTTGA
- a CDS encoding MaoC/PaaZ C-terminal domain-containing protein, with protein sequence MPSLFSLYRKIFFGRKPGWDNQPLPRISVNTPGVALEPGKVADYAQVCGFEFDGKTLPPTYLYVMAFRLHAVIFTHDAITFPLLGMIHLRNRISQFRSVTLDERFDIDCRLTDSRETDSGLEFDLISRVTVAGELVWESLSTYLYRIDKPGRRARPPKAGDIQWENPSVWELGDDLGRRYARASGDYNLIHLHPLLSKRFGFDRVLAHGMWSKARCVAQLMPELGNRPCVIDVAFKLPLFMPASVCFCAEAMEQGYKFELRDQKGRRPHLCGEISLL encoded by the coding sequence ATGCCTTCGTTGTTTTCGCTGTATCGCAAGATTTTTTTCGGGCGAAAGCCTGGCTGGGACAACCAGCCTTTACCTCGTATCAGCGTTAATACTCCCGGCGTGGCTTTGGAGCCCGGCAAGGTGGCCGACTACGCTCAGGTGTGTGGCTTCGAGTTTGATGGCAAAACTCTGCCGCCTACCTATCTGTATGTGATGGCCTTCAGGTTACATGCGGTGATCTTTACCCATGACGCCATCACTTTTCCTCTGCTGGGAATGATCCACCTGCGTAACCGTATCAGTCAGTTTCGCAGTGTTACCCTTGATGAGCGTTTCGATATCGACTGTCGCCTCACCGACAGCCGAGAGACAGATTCCGGGCTGGAGTTTGACCTTATTTCCAGGGTGACTGTGGCTGGAGAGCTGGTGTGGGAATCCTTGTCTACTTATCTGTATCGCATAGATAAGCCGGGGCGCAGGGCAAGACCACCCAAGGCCGGGGATATTCAGTGGGAAAACCCCAGTGTCTGGGAGTTGGGTGACGACTTGGGTCGGCGTTATGCCAGAGCCTCGGGTGACTATAACCTGATCCATCTGCATCCCTTGCTTTCCAAGCGTTTTGGTTTCGACCGGGTGCTGGCCCATGGTATGTGGTCCAAGGCCCGCTGCGTGGCTCAGTTGATGCCTGAGCTGGGCAATAGGCCCTGTGTCATTGACGTGGCGTTCAAGTTGCCGCTGTTTATGCCGGCCAGTGTTTGCTTCTGCGCCGAGGCCATGGAGCAGGGCTATAAGTTTGAACTCAGAGATCAGAAAGGGCGCAGGCCGCATCTTTGTGGTGAGATCTCCCTGCTCTGA
- a CDS encoding formate--tetrahydrofolate ligase, whose protein sequence is MLKDIEISRMTPRRPIEHIATELGLRPGEFSCYGDHKAKIPLSLLERVYDYLPGKLILVTAITPTSHGEGKTVTSIGLTQALHALEHKVCACLRQPSMGPVFGVKGGAAGGGYAQIVPMEELNLHLTGDIHAITSAHNLAAAALDARLHHEQRLGAAEFSRRSGLDALNIDPEKLFWHRVMDHNDRSLRQIQVGLGNNNGPEHESGFDITAASELMAILALSRDLADMRRRVGQVLLALDTSGQAITAERLGVAGAMCAILRQALEPTLMQTLNGAPCLIHTGPFANIAHGNSSIIADEMALKLSDYVVTEGGFGSDMGFEKFCNIKAPISGRQPDCTVLVATLRALKSNAGLKGEAVSRPNQQALEQGFANLAWHLANVRRYGTPVVVAVNRFPEDTEQELEWLRQACLAEGADACELSEAFALGADGAKSLAESVLAAIGKGYGFKPLYDPSLGLEASLATLAELGYGAAGVELSAKAREQLAEIRRLGADKLPVCMAKTPMSISHDPKLKGAPSGFTLPITELRLNAGAGFVTALVGKVMTMPGLGLNPGYLHIDINEQGEVMGL, encoded by the coding sequence ATGTTGAAGGACATAGAGATCTCTAGAATGACGCCGAGGCGTCCCATTGAGCATATCGCTACTGAGTTGGGGCTGCGTCCCGGTGAATTCAGCTGTTACGGCGACCACAAGGCAAAAATCCCGCTGTCGTTGCTCGAACGGGTCTATGACTATCTGCCCGGTAAGCTGATTCTGGTGACTGCGATAACGCCTACGTCACACGGTGAAGGCAAGACGGTGACCAGCATAGGTTTGACCCAGGCCCTGCATGCGCTCGAACACAAGGTCTGCGCCTGTTTGCGCCAGCCCAGTATGGGGCCGGTCTTTGGCGTCAAGGGTGGGGCTGCCGGCGGCGGTTATGCCCAGATAGTGCCGATGGAAGAACTGAATTTGCATCTTACCGGGGACATTCACGCCATTACCAGCGCCCACAACCTGGCCGCCGCCGCGCTGGATGCCAGGCTGCATCACGAACAACGCCTCGGGGCGGCAGAGTTCAGCCGTCGCAGTGGCTTGGATGCGCTCAATATCGATCCGGAAAAGCTTTTTTGGCACAGGGTGATGGATCACAATGATCGCAGCCTGCGGCAAATTCAGGTAGGGCTGGGAAATAACAATGGCCCTGAGCATGAGTCTGGCTTTGATATCACCGCCGCCTCGGAGCTGATGGCCATTTTGGCCCTGAGTCGCGATCTTGCCGATATGCGCCGCCGTGTCGGCCAGGTGTTGCTGGCACTCGATACCTCCGGACAGGCCATCACAGCCGAGCGGCTCGGGGTTGCCGGTGCCATGTGCGCCATTTTGCGTCAGGCGCTGGAGCCGACATTGATGCAGACCCTCAACGGCGCCCCTTGTCTTATCCACACCGGGCCTTTTGCCAATATCGCCCATGGCAACTCCTCTATCATTGCCGACGAAATGGCGCTGAAACTCAGCGACTATGTGGTCACTGAAGGCGGCTTTGGCTCGGATATGGGCTTTGAGAAGTTCTGCAATATCAAGGCGCCGATTTCCGGGCGTCAGCCGGATTGCACCGTCTTGGTGGCGACCTTGAGAGCGCTTAAGAGTAATGCCGGGCTCAAGGGGGAGGCAGTAAGCCGGCCTAACCAACAGGCACTGGAGCAGGGCTTTGCCAACCTGGCCTGGCACCTGGCCAATGTGCGCCGCTACGGCACACCTGTGGTGGTGGCCGTCAACCGTTTTCCCGAGGATACCGAGCAGGAGCTTGAGTGGCTGAGGCAGGCCTGCCTCGCCGAGGGCGCCGATGCTTGTGAACTCAGTGAGGCCTTTGCCCTAGGTGCCGATGGCGCCAAGTCCCTGGCCGAGTCGGTATTGGCGGCCATAGGCAAGGGCTATGGCTTCAAGCCTCTCTATGACCCTTCGCTTGGACTCGAGGCCAGTCTGGCAACCTTGGCCGAGCTTGGTTATGGTGCGGCCGGGGTAGAGTTGTCGGCCAAGGCCCGTGAGCAACTGGCAGAGATCCGGCGTCTTGGCGCAGACAAGCTGCCTGTGTGTATGGCCAAGACGCCTATGTCTATCAGCCACGATCCCAAACTCAAGGGGGCACCCAGCGGTTTTACCCTGCCAATCACTGAGCTTAGGCTTAACGCCGGAGCCGGTTTTGTCACCGCTTTGGTGGGCAAGGTGATGACCATGCCTGGGCTGGGTTTGAATCCAGGCTACCTGCATATCGATATCAATGAGCAGGGTGAAGTGATGGGGCTTTAA